One window of the Lycorma delicatula isolate Av1 chromosome 3, ASM4794821v1, whole genome shotgun sequence genome contains the following:
- the LOC142322057 gene encoding core histone macro-H2A.1-like isoform X2 translates to MSGRGILKKRQKAISKSQRANVTFPVGRMRRFLKNGTHKLRIGIGAPVYMAAVIEYLTAEVLELAGNAARDNKKGRVTPRHILLAVANDEELHLLLKNVIIASGGVLPKIHPELLAKKRGGKFVVGNNMPLTVPYKKPIATKPILHKKQVAFTLGNPSSPANVKGVKGKTGRIKDLSSSSPVAVTILSEKKLFLGQKLSLVQGDITNMSADAVVHPTNSSFAMMGEVGQALEKRGGKEFLQELHTLRANHGSLDPAAAAICLAHNFTARWVINVNIPSSNELDALEKLDKAVRNCLAVADQKNIKSLALPAIGSGSF, encoded by the exons ATGTCTGGTAGGGGGATATTGAAAAAGCGGCAGAAAGCTATTTCGAAATCACAGAGAGCTAATGTTACATTCCCAGTGGGGAGAATGAGAAGATTCTTAAAAAATGGAACGCACAAGTTGAGAATCGGTATTGGAGCTCCAGTTTACATGGCTGCTGTAATTGAATACTTAACAG ctgaagTTTTGGAGTTGGCAGGAAATGCTGCACGagataataaaaaagggagagtAACTCCTCGTCATATTCTGTTGGCAGTGGCTAATGATGAAGAATTACATTTG cttttaaaaaatgtaataatagcaTCAGGGGGAGTACTCCCAAAAATTCATCCAGAACTTCTAGCTAAAAAGAGAGGTGGAAAATTTGTTGTAGGAAATAACATGCCACTTACTGTACCTTACAAAAAACCTATTGCTACAAAACCTATATTACACAAGAAGCAGGTTGCATTTACCCTTGGAAATCCATCATCTCCTGCtaatg taaaggGTGTTAAAGGAAAAACTGGAAGGATTAAAGATTTGTCTAGTTCAAGTCCTGTTGCTGTCACTATTTTGTCAGAAAAGAAACTTTTCCTTGGACAGAag ttatcaCTAGTTCAAGGAGATATAACTAACATGTCAGCTGATGCAGTAGTACATCCTACAAATAGCTCGTTTGCAATGATGGGTGAAGTTGGGCAAGCATTAGAGAAACGTGGTGGCAAAGAATTCTTACAG gAACTACATACATTAAGAGCCAATCATGGAAGCTTAGACCCAGCTGCAG CGGCAATTTGTCTTGCCCATAATTTTACTGCTCGATGGGTGATTAATGTGAATATTCCCTCTTCAAATGAACTTGATGCTTTAGAAAAATTGGATAAAGCTGTTCGTAACTGTTTAGCTGTGGCTGATCAGAAGAATATTAAATCACTTGCACTTCCTGCAATCGGCagtggaag tttctaA